TTAACCCGCGTAAGGTGGGATACAACGAATTGTTGGAACTGTATCGCAAAGCACTGTAGTTAGCCTTTGAGGGCATGTGCGAGCATTTCCCAACTGATAATAATTATCAGTCCAATAAGGAGTGGAGGGGCAACCCTCTTACAGAGGTCGGCCGGTTTAGACTCTGTCAAGTTGGAACACATGATATTGACTGCTGCAACGAGCGACATGGTGCGGCCAGCCGCAGATCCCAGGCAGCAGAGAACTCCTGCCTGCGTAGGATCAACCTGCTGTTCTATGGCTACATCAGCAAGCATCGGATACAGACCCTGGGTTGCTCCAATCCCTGAACCACTCAAAAACGCCAATCCACAGGGTAGCAATGCTGCCAGGGGTAATAAGAGCACTGGCACCGCATCTGCTGCATGTCCAATCAGATCAGTAATGCCCGACAGTTTAATACCTTCACTGAAGCACTTCGCAATAACAATCAGCGAAATGATGTTGGTATACCCATATCCTGCTCCTTCAAAATAATGCCTGGCGACTCCTGTTGCCTTGCCCGGAACTGCCAGACAGGCCGCCAGGCAACCTATCAGCATGGAAAGCCCAATTAAACGTGGACCATAATGACTAGGCGCTTCTGTTGCATGGACCAGCCATGATGTCGGGAAGGTAAACAGATTAAAGGGCGGACCGAACAGAAACAGCAAGACGATTGGCACAATAGGAACGATAGCGCAAATCCAGGATATCGGTTGTTGATGGTCTAACGTAGGAACCGTATTCAGTTGTGTTTCCTTCCTGTTCATCCACCAGAACACACCAATGGCAATTGCCAGATGAAAGAAAATGACTTGTGCAATTTTCGGCACCATATCAGACGAGTCTATTCCTAATCTTGTGGCGATGGTACCAAGTTCCGGCGCTCCCGGATTCAATAATTCCCCACCCAGGGATGCTCCGAGCAATAATGCAGAGCCGATCACCACACCACGCATGCCCAAAGATCGCAGCAATGGAATTAACACCGTGCCCACTGCCAGTGAAGTGCTCGTCTGGCTAATGATCGTGATATTCACTACGAAGCCAATCAGGATGGTTCCTGGAATCATCAACCATTTCACCTGCATCAGTGGAATCGTGAGTGCACGCACGAGATGCTGATCACATCTAAATGCTTTCAACACATAAGCAAAACCCATGGCAGAACAAATAGGGATGATC
The Planctomycetia bacterium genome window above contains:
- the dcuC gene encoding C4-dicarboxylate transporter DcuC, producing the protein MTWSAGIGLLILAMVLVALFRGNEVRLVLLVAAFALAALASKSEIIVITLFQGLADASSIIPICSAMGFAYVLKAFRCDQHLVRALTIPLMQVKWLMIPGTILIGFVVNITIISQTSTSLAVGTVLIPLLRSLGMRGVVIGSALLLGASLGGELLNPGAPELGTIATRLGIDSSDMVPKIAQVIFFHLAIAIGVFWWMNRKETQLNTVPTLDHQQPISWICAIVPIVPIVLLFLFGPPFNLFTFPTSWLVHATEAPSHYGPRLIGLSMLIGCLAACLAVPGKATGVARHYFEGAGYGYTNIISLIVIAKCFSEGIKLSGITDLIGHAADAVPVLLLPLAALLPCGLAFLSGSGIGATQGLYPMLADVAIEQQVDPTQAGVLCCLGSAAGRTMSLVAAVNIMCSNLTESKPADLCKRVAPPLLIGLIIIISWEMLAHALKG